The Elaeis guineensis isolate ETL-2024a chromosome 14, EG11, whole genome shotgun sequence genomic sequence CGATCTTGGCGTTTGTGTTCTCGTCCAGTAGGATGTTGGTGCTCGTTATGTTGCCATGGATCATCTTCATGTCGACATGAAGGTGGCAGAGGCCGCGCGCTACGGCCATGGCTACGTTCATCCTCGTCGGCCAATCGATCCTTATGTCGGGGCCCCGAGCTGCAGATTGCCAACATAAATAGCATGATATATCAATCAGTGATCAAGCCCTTCATCTCAGAACTACTTTTCTTCATGGAAGTTGACACAAAACTAACTTTTCATGGGAAGTTCTAGAGATAATACGACTTATAAGTTTTGAGTTTGGATTGCTGACTTCAATTAAATGTGTGAAaagaactacttttctccatggaATTTGATACAAAACTAACTTTTCATGTGAAGTTCTAGAGATAATACAACTTATAAGTTTTGAGTTTGGATTGCTGACTTCAATCAAATGTGTGAAAAGAACTACTTTTCTTCAAGGAATCTGACACAAAACTAACTTTTCATGTGAAGTTCTAGAGATAACACAACTTATAAGTTTTGAGTTTGGATTGCCGGCTTCAATCAAATGTGTGAAAGGAGAAGTACTATCTAGGCTAAAAGAAACGAAAACAATTTAAGGTAGTCTCATATGATAGAAGAAAAAGACGCAAAGCGGTAAACTTGTAATTAGAGATCAAAAGCATGAGGTAATTTCATGGTTAGCAATACAATGCGGTAATCTATTAGCAAGTGGAGAAAGGAAAAGAATCAAAATTCATTTGCCAAGATACTTAGAAGGACAAGGTGGCCAAGGACCAGCTCCACAAGAGGGAGGTAGGAAGTGGCAAATGAAATTTGTACCTAAGAAGAGCTTACCATGTAGAAAAGCTGCAAGGCTTCCCTTGGGCATGTAGTCAAATACCAGCAGCTTCTCCCCTTTGGGCCCCAGATAATAAGCTTTGAGACCCAAAAGATTCGGATGCCGGATCTTCCCGAGTACGCTCACCTCCGCTTCGAAGTCCCTCTGATGCTTTACCATCTTCTCCCTTAGCCTTTTCACCGCGACGTGGCTCCCGTCCTCCAGCGTCGCCTTGTAGACCGTCCCATAAGTACTCTTTCCCATGATCTCCGCCGTCGCACACAGGAGGTCGTCAGCCGTGAACGCCAACGGCCCATCGAAGTGGACCAGCTTCCCCCCGGCGTCCCCTCCTGCCTCCGCTTCACCTCCCGTCGCCGGCCCCGGCTTCTCGCCTCTCCCAGCTGCCGCTCCGGCGCCGGCTGTGCTCTTATCACTCGCGGCAGCAGCCCTTCTTCCGACCAAGCAGCAGAGAAGAGCACAGGAGAGTAGAAATAGAAACAATAGAACAATCCCTGCAGCTATGAGAATAATATCCTTGGTGCTCAGTTTTCGGTGATGGGACACCGTCGAGATCGTTGGAGAAGGAACATGTGGATGAGGGGGTGATGGACATGGGACCAAAATGCTGTACCCACAGAGCAGAATGTTTCCCCTGAAAGAGCTGGAGTTGAACTTCTCGGAGAGGAGAACCGGCACCGGACCGGATAAGTTGTTATTGGAGACATTGAAAGCGGTGAGGTTGGCTAGAAGATCAAGGGAGGCAGGAATCGGTCCAGTGAGATTGTTCTCTGATAAGTCCAGCTGAGAGAGGCTAGAAATATTCCCGAGCGTGGCCGGAATCTGACCATCGAATTGGTTCCTCTGAAGTGAGAGGACTGAAAGGTTCTTAAGCCTGTCAATGGTCTCTGGGATCCGATTCTCAAGGTGGTTGCTCTCAAGGTTGAGCTGAATTAATGAGGAAAGGTTGCAGAGAGATGGAGGGAAGCTTCCTCTGAGGGAGTTATGAGAAAGGTCTAAAGTTTGAAGCTTTGGAAGAGTCCCCATTTCTTCAGGTATGCTTCCATTGAGCTTATTGTTACTAAGAGTAACTTGTTCTAGCATTGGTAACTTACCGAGGGAAATGGGAATGCTTCCAGAAAAGAAGTTGTAATCTAGATTCAATATCTGAAGCTGATAGACTTTGTTAACTTCGTTTCCTCCCCAGCCATCAGGAATGGAAGCAGAAAGGTGGTTGTGTTGAAGGTGGAGGAATGTGAGGGTAGGGAGGCGAGTGACGCCGAGGGGGATCACTCCTGAGAGGTTGTTATAGCTAAGATTGAGCCTGTAGAGCCTTGTGGAGTTTGATATGGAAGAGGGGATACTTCCTGTGAGCAAATTGTTGCTAAGGTCAAGGGTCTGGAGCACGAGACAGTTACCAATGGAAGGTGGGATGGTGCCCGAGAAGCGGTTGTTAAAGAGATAGACGCCTCTGAGTTCACGAAGGAACCCGAGGGCCGAGGGGATTTGGCCACCAATGGAGTTGTCATGGAGGCTTAGCTTTCTTAATGCTGTGAGCTGGCCAACTTTCTCGGAGATGTGCCCACCCAGTCCCCTCCATGGTAGCTGGATGGCTATCACCTTCCCGCGGACGCATTTGATGCCCACCCAGGCGCCGGAGCAGGCATCGAGGCCGGTGCCGTTCCAGCTCCTGAGGAGCCCTCTGGGGTCATCCAATTCATGCTTGAAGGCTTGGAGGCCCTCGTAGTCGGCTTGCGTGATGACGACTCCATCCCAACCCCGGCAAGATACCGGGCTAATCAACATGAAGGGTAGAATGCCAAGGAGGGCCAACAGGCACTCCCATTGGAAGAGCTTTCCGAATGGGCTTCTCCTGGAGCTTTGGTACTTGATATTTCTATTCTCCCTACTTGAAATCTGGCATTGTCTTGCTTTGTTCTTCATCAAAAACAGCGAGAACTTAAAACGGTACTCGCCAAATCCATCGAACAAGCCATGGGATTTGTCCATGTCGAGGAAGAAGATGACTGGTCCAGGATGCTAGCTATTCCTTTCCCTTTCTTCTACTACTTTCTCCTATTGGAACGAAGTAGATGGAAGAGGGATGGAAGGAGAGAAGGGAGAGGGTTTTGGGTGGggtgggggggagagagagagagaggaatgggTTCAAACGAGGGAATCTTATTTTTTGGGGAGACAAACTAGGCATGGTCAGATGGTGTTGTTCAGAGAGCCATTTTTTTGTGGAAGCCAACGGCTAGTTTTCCGTGTGTCAACAGAGAGAAATGTAACGGGCCTGACCTTTCCGGTGGTGCAGCTCCAACGGCTATTTTCTCCATGGGTCCCACGGATCAGGAACGGCAACAACGGCCGATTTCCACTCTGTAATTAAAAGCGTCATTACTTTAACTCTGCTTGGTTAGCGGTACGAGGTAAAAATCCGCCATCCTTTTTAACTGTCCTAAAcctgctttctttcttttcttttctctataacTGTAATTAGTTATGGAGACTCATGGTAAATGTAGGTGCTTTTACCTCCCGGTCTACATTTTTCCAACCCGTATCTGACCTCCTACCATAGAGTATGATTTTTAATCAGAAATTGAAAAATTTAAGTCCTTCCTttgacatttattattatttttattaaaataattttattaaaaatttaaagaaaatataATCATATTTTATTGTGTCCAtagaatttattattttttaaaaaatatatggatCCCATGTATCACATTGTACTATAGTAAAAATGATAGTTATTGCTGTTGAGATTTAATCTGATCCAAACGTCAAGTTAGCAAGGTTGCTGGAAAAATCGACTTGCCTGCTATCTCAATTGAAGGAGTCAGTTGAGTGTCATTGCACAGCTTCAAGATAAAAAAGATGGAAAAGACTGCACTCAAATGGTGGCTCTAATGCGGGATTCAATATAAAATAACAGACAAAGAAAGTCATTTGCTAAAGAGTGTTTCACGAGAGAtcattcgatgcttaagtcaaatttaaattttaagaaacaaTAGAGATGTTATAAGAAGAATAGCAATATAATGGGATTAAAAGAGCACTTAAGGAATTCAAAGAATTTATCTAAGGATCCTTTAAGTGTGGTTTATACAGGCGAGAGCTAGTGTCCATTGCCAAGTAATCAGGCACACATATTGATTATTTTGGTAACAGATCGTGCATCTTGTTTAAGGATCGCACCCACATATCTCGCCTACGTGGATTGCTTGCATGTTGTGCGGTTAAGGAAACTGTTCCCATCATGGCCAAACTATCATCAattggaaaaaaaatatttgaaatttgaaggaCTTTTCATACGCCCCTATGGTCAGCCATATGGAAGGCTCTCATTAGTCAACTTACAATCATATGGTGAACTTATATTCGTCGATCTATCCATACCGGCTATAGTTAGATTCTAAACATATATCACTAATCGTGATTGATGGGGCTCTTGGAGGATGAGCCCTTCATTGTATTAGCTGGTTCGGTTGTCTAAGGTTCGGCCCCATCAAATGGTCCATGTTAAGGTTGCAGGGGATGCATCCCAAAGACAAGCCTCTCTTACGTGAGACAGGATCCTTTTCTGCCCTTTTCCAAAAAACCAATACCCAAaagataaatatattattttttcccCTTGAGAATATCATCTCCCAAGGTCTATACGGAACAACCACGAAGTTAAGACCTGCCATGAGTGCCGTTGCTCCATTGACCATCTCAACCACTCCAAAGTTAAATCCCAACCCTCCAACTGTCACTTGTCCACCCTAGGTTACAAAATTTTCATTAAAGGTACGGAGATTTGCAGTCAGGATTTTTCTaatgatatatattaattaagagAAGCTCTGACCAACCTCTTACCGTATACCATATTCCCTACCTGGGCCAAAGTCCAGCTCCAGAGCAAATTGAGCCTAGCAGTTACTGTATAAGAATATCGAGTTAATAAAGTTAAAATGAGGATCGGTACCATGAATGGAAATTTCCTGCTCCCCGTCTAAAGTGACAAGGGGTCGTACCATTCAAACTTAAGTTTGGTGGCGTTATCACATTATATTTTTGGTGAAACTGCTAAATGATAGTAGTGATCTCGGTAATTACCTTCTGGTATGCTTCTATTATTCCTCCCGCTTTACACAAGACTTTAAgagtgacaaaaaaaaaaagaaagtgtgttattagataaaataaaaaatgagagaTATTTGAATAGTAAAGTCTCACTGATTGATTGGATCATAGTCATTCATCAACACACTTTTCAAAGCACACTAGACAAGGAGCTACAACATTCTAGTAGTCTCTTTGCCCGGTAATTtacattcatttttttcttaagacAATTCACATTCATCATGTATCACAAagaatttaataataaataaattgatgttttaaaaaggaaaaaaaaacctGACCGCTGATATTTCAAGGAATCATATCAGTTATCAAaatatgtttttcaattaaatcagTCAAATGCTCTGGAGTAATGCTATAAGACTTCTGTTATGTCCACATGAATAGTTGTTCTCTGACCGTGGCAAAAGAGAATCAGTGCAGTTCATGAAATATGGCTATATATGAGGTTGGTTGATTATGGATTGCCAAATTAGCAATGGATTTGataattttctctttctttttctttgcatGCATAATAGACCCCTAAAGGATTTTTGAATGTTCTTAGTTATAATTATGGAATACATTACCTTTAATTGCTTTTGGTAGAAGAACAATCATTTCC encodes the following:
- the LOC105057166 gene encoding probable leucine-rich repeat receptor-like protein kinase IMK3 yields the protein MDKSHGLFDGFGEYRFKFSLFLMKNKARQCQISSRENRNIKYQSSRRSPFGKLFQWECLLALLGILPFMLISPVSCRGWDGVVITQADYEGLQAFKHELDDPRGLLRSWNGTGLDACSGAWVGIKCVRGKVIAIQLPWRGLGGHISEKVGQLTALRKLSLHDNSIGGQIPSALGFLRELRGVYLFNNRFSGTIPPSIGNCLVLQTLDLSNNLLTGSIPSSISNSTRLYRLNLSYNNLSGVIPLGVTRLPTLTFLHLQHNHLSASIPDGWGGNEVNKVYQLQILNLDYNFFSGSIPISLGKLPMLEQVTLSNNKLNGSIPEEMGTLPKLQTLDLSHNSLRGSFPPSLCNLSSLIQLNLESNHLENRIPETIDRLKNLSVLSLQRNQFDGQIPATLGNISSLSQLDLSENNLTGPIPASLDLLANLTAFNVSNNNLSGPVPVLLSEKFNSSSFRGNILLCGYSILVPCPSPPHPHVPSPTISTVSHHRKLSTKDIILIAAGIVLLFLFLLSCALLCCLVGRRAAAASDKSTAGAGAAAGRGEKPGPATGGEAEAGGDAGGKLVHFDGPLAFTADDLLCATAEIMGKSTYGTVYKATLEDGSHVAVKRLREKMVKHQRDFEAEVSVLGKIRHPNLLGLKAYYLGPKGEKLLVFDYMPKGSLAAFLHARGPDIRIDWPTRMNVAMAVARGLCHLHVDMKMIHGNITSTNILLDENTNAKIADFGLSRLMTGAASSSVIATAGALGYRAPELSKLKKANTKTDVYSLGVIMLELLTGKSPGETTNGMDLPQWVASIVKEEWTNEVFDLELMRDAEAGTTTGDELLNTLKLALHCVDPSPAARPEVQQVLQQLEQIKPELAAAAGSSMEEGGGATAVEASETGD